The sequence ACATGTTGTGAAGAATTCATACCATCTCTTGTGGTGAACCCATGCACTCAGAACTGCAGGGGAAAAATTAACAACTGACTGACTGCACCGACACACCTTCTTTTTTGGCTCAGAGCCCATCCAGTCTATAAAAACGTCCACATAATTGATGCCTCAatatgaggtttttttttttcaatggcaAGGGCACACATCCAAGATGTTTATCAAAAACATGCCAGCTTTACCCAGTGAACCGAGTGGCAGGAGGAagaaatgatgtttgttttgaacaAACAGAGACAAGAGGAGTTTACTTACGCATAGATATGATGGATATTATAATAAGCAGTTTCCTGTTTGCATGAATATGAATCACAGAGCTGAAAATTCAAATATGTCAGCTGTTGATTATATTGATGAATTATGCAGGTTAATTATACTCTAGACTCTTTTCATGCTGTATGCCCCATATTAGGTTTCAAAGAAGATATATTACACTTtttcttttagtgttttttcttgGCTTATTATTTGACCGAAGAACTTTCAGGATCCGTCCACGATACCTTGCAGGTTAACCTTTAGTTATTTGTCGATATTTCCGTGTCTGTGTAAATGATTTGTTAGCTGGACTTGGGGGGAGATAACGCCGGGATGAAGATTCTGATGTCAGTGCCTTATGAGTTTACACAGAATGTGACAGTTTCTGAGCGGATCAATAGCCCTTCCTTCTCGACAACCCTCTTATTCATACTGCTTTGTTGACTATACCACCGGCAGCCATTTTGGTTCACGGGCAGGACAGTTTCCAGGTCAGGTTTCAAAACACTGCAGCCCTTGAGTTATATGTCAGTAAGACTGTGATGTAAGCACACATACTGTTAATAATTAATCTCTTTTTCCTATTTAAAAATCCTGGTGCGTACTTATTGTATCCCCCTTACACTTGAGAGACATCATGACATTCTCTATtctacacaataaaaaaacaccaaaacacctGCTACATTTTTTCAACACCTCTTTTTCCTGCTCCCCTAGGCAGTAAGGAGGCTGCGTTCACCTACGCCATCATCGCAGCAGGGGTGGCCCATGCCATTACTGCCGCCTGTACACAGGGTAACCTGAGTGACTGTAGCTGTGACAAAGAGAAGCAGGGTTTCTACAGTAAAGACCAAGGCTGGAAGTGGGGAGGCTGCTCTGCAGACATCAGCTACGGCCTGGGCTTCTCCAAAGTATTTATCGACGCCCGGGAAGTCAAACAAAATGCAAGAACGCTCATGAACCTCCATAATAACGAGGTGGGACGTAAGGTAAGTGATCACAGAAAATGCTGCAAAAGATGTCCATCCATATCCAAACTCACTAGGGTTCTTTTAAGGCACTGAGGATGTATAAATCAAGACTTAAACATGCTAGTTAACAAGTCTAAGAATGGTCCCAGTAACTGTGGCGACATAACATTCTCTGCCATGCTGTGGTGTGGGTGAATCTTGCCAAGGATCTGGGCAACAGGGCCAAGATTAAACAAGCAGCGGAATAAAGGGCTGCTTTTAGGGAAAGAGCTGTCTAAGTGGCAGGGTTTGATTACAGCCCAGATCACTGTGCTGAAAACAGATTGACACTGTACAAAAAGGCATTAGCCCAGTCCTCCCCCCATGCTCTGCACCACTGGGACAGTATACAGTTTCCTTTATCACAATCCTCTTCCAAAATTTCTCTAATATCATAAACCCACATCAGGAGCAATGTGCTTGTACATGCACCACAGGGGTGTTTACTGTTAGTTACTGCGTTTGATCGTCATTGAGTAATATGTGCTTCTGTTGCTGTATAGAAGTATAGTTATATGCACTTGACACCTGCATGCCAACTTCAATCCACTGTTTTTATTCAGCCATTAGGCATTTAAGTGTTTCAATCCAAAGTAGATTTTTATCAAGTATAAATCAAAGTTTATACACCATGCAGCTGGCCATGCTTACTGCCAGACAATAGTGAAAcagtaataaaatacatttatttacaacaaaaaccaaacagagTTTTGGCATTACGACAtgaaaatggaaagagagacaaaaatacgaaaagaaagagaagacaaaTTTACTGCTCACTTGCTCATTTAATGGCTTTTCTGCATCCGTTGCTGCAGAACAGTGCAGGGTGACAAAGAGACTCCAGTAAGTCTAGAGGTTAAAGATTGAGTGGAATAATGTGCCAAACAGCTAAAGTGAGGTTAGAGTtagtgaagaataaaaaaaagaaaaaaaacagctttgctCAAGTTAACTCAtatcctttctctctctctctctctctcgctctctctcactgtgCCAGAAAAGCCCGATTCACACAACCAACACGTCCATCCCCACACTGGCTGAAAAGCACACACAATTGTACCACACAGATCATTTTCTACGTGCGTTTTAGGAACATGAATTCAAATTGGCTTATCTGGACAGCTAAATTGCCTCTCAAGGAAAAGGACTGTACTTGTGGATTCAAACTTTGGGcagttttccttctttcctgTTCTCTCTGCTAATAAATGGGCTCTCTGTTTTGATAGTTATCCCCCTCTACCTCCTTTATTTATGCTAATCAAAAGCAGTGACACTGAGCAGGAGCGCCATTCACAGCTCCCTGGTCGAAGACGTCCAGACAAAGGCTGTCACAAGTGTTGGTCACAGAACAACTGATGGATTAGGGAGTTGAAGCCAAGGGTTTTATGAAGTGGTTTGCTCAgggaaaagttgtttttttcagttcttgTTCACACGTCTGTATTTGGGTTTTATTGTTACAGTTTACTTGCCAAGAACACACAGGCATAAATAACTCGTCAATGGCTCTAGGAGACCATATTGCATACCAAACTCCTGGCATTTtagaaaaaaggaaatgcaaTTGACCTTGTTGCTAAAGAAAATTCCAGTTTCAGTCAATGGCACTTCTCATTGTCATCAGTTCAGGGTTTAGCAGTAATCCTAGTCACTCGGCGCCTTGTACAGTCACTCTTGacatttgtgtgttgtgtgtggtAGCTACACATACAGAGCCTGAAatttaatacattattttgGCTTCTGTGTATACTGTATCATGCAGCAACGTGGTGGGGCTGTATTTAATCCACAAGTATAGTGTATTTAATCCCAAAGTGTAGTGTATTTGTCAGTCACATTGTCATTAAGTTGCACATTTGTCACTTGCCTTAAAGTGAAACAGCTGAAATGTTAATTGAGACAGTTTAAACCAGGTTTTTAGAATATGTAGACATTGCATGAGTTGTAAACAATTCTGAAACATAATCACAACTCTTCAACAAATGAAACTTTGAAGTTATTATTATAGTAAACTGCATGatgataattgattaaataaTCTGTTATTAACCTATTGAGAGAGTGTTACTATCACTCATCACTGGAGTGTTTTTCCAGTTGCCGGTTGTTACTATGTTActaagttgtttttgtgtgtctagGTCCTGGAGAAGAACATGCGACTGGAATGCAAGTGTCATGGTGTCTCGGGCTCCTGCACCACCAAAACCTGCTGGACTACACTTCCCAAGTTCCGCGAGCTCGGCTACATTCTCAAGGAGAAGTATGCCCATGCGGTGCACGTGGAACCAGTCAAAGCCAGCCGCAACAAGCGCCCTAAATTCCTCAAGATCAAGAAGCCTTACTCTTACCGGAAGCCCATGGATACAGACCTGGTGTACATAGACAAGTCGCCTAACTACTGTGAGGCGGACCCTGTGACGGGGAGCTTGGGGACACAGGGCAGGGTGTGTAACAAGACTATGATGCAGCACATCAGCGGCTGCGACTTGATGTGCTGCGGCCGGGGATACAACACACACCAGTACTCCCGCGTCTGGCAGTGCAACTGCAAGTTCCTGTGGTGCTGCTATGTCAAATGCAACACCTGCAGCGAGAGGACAGAGGTGTACACATGCAAATGAGAATATTTATTGGATGgtgcgtgaatgtgtgtgtgcgtgtgtgtgtgtgtgtgtgtgtgtgtgtttgtgtgatctATGTGAGTATTCATGTCTTTATGTTTTCACGGACAAACTGGAACTGttaaattttacaaaaaaaaagaggctgttATTGCAGTCTGTTCATACATAATGAGGAACTACTGTACTGGGTATACAGTGAGCTGAAGATTCGGCGTCATGATTCTTTTGCACACAAAGCTCTTCAACCCTCTTCGTggacttttgtgtttgttggggTGCAGCATCGAAGCAATGTGACAAAACACTGTTAAGGGAAAAGCAGCACCCTGACAAATGAGACCGGGTGACCACAGTGTGAGTCACTGAAGCAAAATGTCAAGACTTTAAGCTATATTGGACACGTACTGACATTTTGACTGTTTAGGAAATGGACTTTGCCAATGCAAATTAATTATGGTGGATGTGATTGCTGGGCAGTGCGCTCTGCTGTAGTTCTCACTCCTGGTGCACAGATGAAATGACACAGCCATTTGGAAtatttaacatactgtatttagagaatgaaaataattaatattaatttattctataaaaaaaaactactgatTTTGTCCATTATGGGTCAAAAATAACTAAATGTTGGGAGGTTTTAGTTTATTAAAGCAATCAAAAACTTGTACACTGCTAACACACTGGATTTGAATCTGCCTGGAATAATGTCTTGTGTTGTAGAATAATATTGTTCCAGATGAAACTGGTGTAGGCTACTCACATTGACCTTCTGACCCTCTCATGAGTTTGTCTTCCCTCTGTTTGCTGCTAGTCTAGAGAATCCCATTTGTTGAGGTAGAAGGCTGTACGCTCTACTGACTGTCTTCAGTGGTATTGCTCACTTCAAGCTGATTTAGCTTAACTGGACTTATTCACCGATCAAAAACACGGGCACATTTTCCACTTTTGGTAAATATTGGTTAATAGAGTATATTTTGTAAAAGCctatttttatatgaatgtcTTATTTATATCTTTTGCATATTCAATGTTCAAGTTCCCGACCCTGACACCTGTTTTTAAAAGCTGATATATGTAAGTTGGCCCCTGCTGTCACTGCCATAGTTGTATATTGTAAGTGATAGAAACTGTTTATACATGTCTGTGTTCAAATGTCTGTGTTTACTGCATTTCATGACTACTACTGATGGAATACAGGAACAGAATAACACTAACAAGACATGATTTCATTATTGCTTCCTCATACATCAAGTCTCACtctgatgaaaagacaaaagaacaaTTGAGAATGGTACACCGTACAGAAATAAGCTACGGAGAATGTTTAGTCTTGCGAAGGTACTTGAGCAGttgtaaatgtgctgtaaatgtCTAGATAACAGTCAAAAAATACAtagtgtttaaaaatgattgaaaattCAACAAATGTTCTTGCCATAAATTAGAGAAGCAGTGGAGTGGTTGAACGTTTATGACATAAATTACCTTAATTGCTCATTAAATAGGAATCAATGAACCATTAGAGTCATTACTTTCGAATGAACATGAGAGCACATCTTTATTAATAGTTTCTGTATTGtgatttacatcatcatcaggCTCTCGTAAAGTTTCATATAGTAAGGATAGATATTCTCAAATATCATATAGTCACTGTGGAGATAGATCAGCTCTCAACGGGCTCATATTACAACTACAATGTGTGCAGCGCTctgcaggagaaagagagacgtTCTTTGAGAAGGGAAAGTTATTCAGGCTTAATTGAGGGCCCATCTTGCAGACTGGGAAGCAGTTGAATGTGTCGGAGGAGAAAAGTGTTTGTGCGCTAATAGTAGGGTACCAATGTAATTGATGAGACTGGTTGGGCAGACTGTCACGGTGATGGCTTGCTCAGTCGGGGGAGTGGGAGCTGTCAGGTGATAGATGACTCGCACATCTGCTTCATTCACTCCTGGGCCACTAGTTGCTACAACAACTCCAGCGCGGCTGAGAAAATGCAAGGCAGTCTTCAAGAGAGGCAGGCCCGACGTGTCAGGGAAATGTTAACGATGCTAAAGCCCACAGTCGTTACGGATTCCACTCTCATCGGCCTGGAAGTTGAATGAGGCGACGGGCCCGAGGTGTTGACGGAAAACCTGCTCCCAATAATCTCCTGGGATTGACAAATGCTGCCTGTAAAGTTTTCACCTGTGCTGTATCTCAGAGCAGTTCCACACGGGCATTTTCCTAGTaaaaactcttcttcttcccccTCCCTATTGAAAAAGTTGAGACACATGAGAATTCAggtttaatttacagtatattagcCGTATCATGTGTCATTGACAGTGATAATCTGCCCAGAATAAAAGAGAAGGGCGTGAAGCGGATAATAGCAGAGGCTTGCCTCTGTCTGACAAAAGCTTTTCATAATATTGATACAAAAGACTCACGCATAAGAATAGGCAGCTGCTCAAAAAGCTCTGGTTAAACCTAAACTAGGCTTTCTTGTGTGTGAGATCCACATCACATTATCTCATGAACAAAACAATTAGATCTCAGAGTCCTTCATATGTGTCACTTATTTACTTTCACTTGCAGTAATCTAACATTTGAATGACAAGGACAAAATCCCAGGTTTGTGTAGATACTTTGAATATGATGCTTtacaattaaatttaattaatccAAATTAATCGTGATGATTTACTCCATCAAAGCTTTGATGCTATAAAAAACTTACAACAAACACTGTAGGTTAGCTACTGTTCCAGATAATCCACCTGCAGTGTTTTCCAGTCAGGTGTAAAGCACCACTACACAAAAGGCCGCAGTCACTTCATCGCCATTGAGTCACAAGCACAAAATACCACCTTCTTTGATATCGCAGCCTAAGTCAGACACCCTGCAGGATCACTGAATTGCTAATTATACTCTTagctgtgtttctccataaacaGGACCAGGCCCATGCCAAGATGTACAGGGGTGTAATATCCATGTCGCTCTGAAGTGGGGTTGTGATACCCTTTGGAgttttgtttataaaaacacacacacacatgcatcgacacacacaaacacatgcactcacCCATCACCTGCGGTAGTTGGAAATTGGTGGTAGCTGCAGATTTATGGTTGGTAGTCTGGCTCACTCCCTGTGTTATTGCTGGAGGTCTGCCACGGCTTCCCTCACTGCTCCCATGACCTGTTACATCAGGGCAGCCCAGCCGTGTGCTCCAGCCAGCAATTACCGTCAAAGCCAACAAGGAgtcttttaaaacacatttaagcaAGACCCATCCTGCTATCTGTTTTATCATTAGATCAGTCTTGACTGCACCAGATATCAGATTTATGGCTGAGATTAAAATTGGACTTACGATGCAGATGTTTGTTGGAAGCGGTGATAGAATTTGTTTCCTATTCGTATATTAGTGATTGGATTTCTTTATacctgttctgttctgttttgtgtctgcatgGTGGAAACTCATAGAATTAAAGTTACACATGAAGCAAAGATAGcgtcttttgtttacttttccGAAGAAAACtgaggatgactcaaaacatGCCACCAATGAGTAAGGATGTGACTCATAATTTCGCTTTAAAAGAGTTGTTAAGGCTCGCTGTGTGTGAACTACTATGTTTCAACAGCTTCCAATGTTTCACTCAGACAAGTGGACAGCGCTAAAGACAATAAtttgaaggagaaggaggaggagcgggAAAATGTGCTCTCCAGTTTTTCTCTCCCCTTCGCTCTCTCTGACCATAAATCTTCTGACACATGATTATGTCAGTcatacttttgtttttcctctggtTGAGACATGCACAAGCACCTGAGCACTGCACAGTAAATTGCAGAGCACAAGGTTGTCTTTATGTGATTCCAGAGATACTGTATGGGCACAGAGCTCATTCATGCACTCTCTTAACAGCGAGGCTGTTTGAGACTGTGCGATGGAAGCCAGAGATAGCAGACAATATCCACTCCCCACAAGAGAGATCCACAACTGTTTGGCCCTCACATGGTCTATCTGACTTCCCATGGTCTATCTGATTTTACAGGTAAACACAGTGGTCAAATAGCTGCAAGGTATTGTCAGTGGCATTAAGGTAATCTCAGAGAACACCGGCTGGATCAGCTCTTTGGGAGGGATTTTGAAGGAGCCATTTACAATGATTTGAATGAACATACCAGCCCGCTTAACCGGCCTTTGAAAGCTCTTGAAATATGCAATCATGGAACAGTAATGCATCTGAGAAGTGGGGTAATGAGAACTTTGAGTGAGTGTGTTAAAAGCTGCCTTTGAtggtgtgttgtgttgtatctTCAAATGATCTGAGCACCCCATATGATACTTTTCCTTGTTACTGGTGTGGTTTGGAACAGGGTTATGGAGGGCCCTCATACCTGCCCCCCGCCAGAAGACGTCACCTGAGCTAAGCTTACAGTAATCCTCCAGAGTCTCAGGCGTCCTGACACGGgatgttttgaataaaaacacCAAACTCACTACAACCTCATAAGACTCAGAGACGCTTTGGAAATATCACTGATCTTCATCCAGCGTCATGACAGTCAGCCAACCAGATTCTTAGTCTGACAGCCCTTTCTTGCCCTTAGAATGAAGAACGTGGCATCCTCTCttctttgatttgattgtttcTTGTTGGTGTGACAAGATGGCAACTTCATTATGAACCACAGTCTCAACGGTTCACTGAAGAAACAGCTTTTAAAGGAGAATAGAGACAATATCAAAACGAAACTGGGAACAGACAAATCTGATCCCTTCCATCTGTGTATTAGgtaattaattaatgtaattcaATAATGCTGGTGTTTCAGTTTCAAATTTCTTAGACTGTCAATAAAGAAAGGGTGCACAAACTAGTTGCTGGGAAGTAAACATTCTGCGTGTACTTTAGTGATGGTGTCATAGCTTCCAAACTCCTGTCTCTTGGCTCAATAGTTCAGAGGGAGTTGCAATGAATTCTCTCTTCTAGCATCTTGTAACCTGTCCAGACACGCTCCTAAATGTATCATTGCAGAAAGCCATGAAACAATTTGAGCTGATGCTGCCAGTTTAAATAACTAAACCGTGTGGTCAGAGCTATTATATCATTAAtcttctctcactctccacTCATGCTTTGCCAAGATATGGAAACACCCTCACTTTAACCCCAAAAGAAGTAAAGAGATACCTGAAAGTACTTCTTTTGATATAGATCCCACCATGCTGGTGACAAAAGTGTTTTGAAGTCAGTGCCACAGACCTTTTCAATCATGTTATCTTCATTTCAGTCCTTGAAATGCATATCACAGAAAAGGCTTTGAAAGGAAAAGATTTGGCTGTAACAACACGCAGAAAACATGTTCTGCGCAATTACAATTTGTGTATATGGGTCATTGGCCTTTGCA is a genomic window of Thunnus maccoyii chromosome 4, fThuMac1.1, whole genome shotgun sequence containing:
- the LOC121895959 gene encoding protein Wnt-7a yields the protein MSRRTRRWILRVLLCLGIVYLKIGGFSSVVALGASIICNKIPGLAPRQRIICQSRPDAIIVIGEGAQMGINECQFQFKNGRWNCSALGERTVFGKELKVGSKEAAFTYAIIAAGVAHAITAACTQGNLSDCSCDKEKQGFYSKDQGWKWGGCSADISYGLGFSKVFIDAREVKQNARTLMNLHNNEVGRKVLEKNMRLECKCHGVSGSCTTKTCWTTLPKFRELGYILKEKYAHAVHVEPVKASRNKRPKFLKIKKPYSYRKPMDTDLVYIDKSPNYCEADPVTGSLGTQGRVCNKTMMQHISGCDLMCCGRGYNTHQYSRVWQCNCKFLWCCYVKCNTCSERTEVYTCK